The following are encoded in a window of Prevotella melaninogenica genomic DNA:
- a CDS encoding RagB/SusD family nutrient uptake outer membrane protein, with product MNTKFKYIFSTAALLLSVGFTSCTGDLDVKPIDPNLNTKENTSPESAFNKCYAHIAMAGNGGANGDSDVDGIDGGTSGYVRQLFNSQELTTDEAICAWGDEGIANMNFDSYDASHPMLKGFYYRLYAGITYCNQYLADFGDYNATMSAEVRFIRALNYYYLLDGWGNVPFTTAISSAKPARIQRADLYKWLIDELKNEVEPNLNDASPKTSATTGYGRVDKAAAWMLLARLYMNAEVYTGTADWANAKLYAKKVIDSPYKLYTTKKGQWSAYQQLFMGDNGENGASVEAIFPILQDGLKTTSYGTTLYLMAGSNDNSEHIKSATIAGNSTTGGWAGNRMRPDLVLKFFPNNDAPNVAAYAMPAAADDDRALFDGEGRNVSNGDDEKGVKVFTNGFSVCKFNNFKTDGSAGHNSLFPDADFFLMRAAEAYLMYAEADARQNNGTTTAQGTAYINALRTRANATTQTAYSLRQICDEWSREFYFEGLRRTTLIRFGYFGGNVNYNWSWKGGVKNGRNFDSHLNLFPIPTSDMVANSNLIQNTGY from the coding sequence ATGAATACTAAATTCAAATATATATTCTCTACAGCAGCACTTTTGCTGTCAGTAGGGTTCACCTCTTGTACAGGCGATTTGGATGTAAAACCAATTGATCCAAACCTTAATACAAAGGAAAATACGTCGCCAGAAAGCGCATTCAATAAGTGCTATGCTCATATTGCTATGGCTGGTAACGGTGGAGCTAATGGTGATAGCGATGTTGATGGTATTGATGGTGGAACCAGTGGTTACGTACGTCAGCTGTTCAACTCACAGGAGTTAACCACCGATGAGGCTATCTGCGCATGGGGTGATGAGGGTATTGCTAACATGAACTTCGATAGTTATGACGCTTCACATCCAATGTTGAAGGGTTTTTACTATCGTCTTTATGCGGGTATCACCTATTGCAATCAGTATCTTGCAGACTTCGGTGACTACAATGCAACGATGTCAGCAGAGGTTCGTTTCATCCGTGCTTTGAATTATTACTATCTCTTGGACGGATGGGGTAATGTTCCTTTCACAACAGCAATATCTTCTGCTAAGCCAGCTCGCATCCAGCGTGCAGACCTTTATAAGTGGCTTATTGATGAATTGAAGAATGAGGTTGAGCCTAATTTGAACGATGCAAGTCCTAAGACTTCAGCCACTACTGGTTATGGTCGTGTTGACAAAGCTGCTGCTTGGATGCTCTTGGCTCGTCTTTATATGAATGCTGAGGTTTATACAGGTACTGCTGATTGGGCTAATGCTAAGTTATATGCAAAGAAGGTTATTGACTCTCCTTATAAGCTCTATACCACCAAGAAGGGTCAGTGGAGTGCTTACCAGCAGCTCTTCATGGGCGATAATGGTGAAAACGGTGCTTCTGTTGAGGCTATCTTCCCAATCCTTCAGGATGGTTTGAAGACAACTTCATATGGTACAACCCTCTACCTTATGGCTGGTTCTAACGATAACAGCGAGCATATCAAGAGTGCTACTATTGCTGGTAACAGCACAACTGGTGGTTGGGCTGGTAACCGTATGCGTCCAGACCTCGTATTGAAGTTCTTCCCAAATAACGATGCTCCTAATGTTGCTGCATACGCTATGCCAGCAGCAGCTGATGACGATCGTGCCCTCTTCGATGGTGAAGGTCGTAATGTAAGCAATGGTGACGATGAGAAGGGTGTAAAGGTATTTACCAACGGATTCTCTGTTTGTAAGTTTAATAACTTCAAGACGGACGGCAGTGCAGGTCATAACTCACTCTTCCCAGATGCTGACTTCTTCCTTATGCGTGCTGCTGAGGCTTACTTAATGTATGCAGAGGCTGATGCACGTCAGAATAATGGAACAACAACAGCACAGGGTACTGCTTATATCAATGCGCTCCGTACGCGTGCTAATGCTACTACTCAGACCGCTTATTCACTCCGCCAGATTTGTGACGAGTGGAGCCGTGAGTTCTACTTCGAAGGCTTGCGTCGTACAACACTTATCCGTTTCGGCTACTTTGGTGGTAATGTTAATTACAACTGGAGTTGGAAGGGTGGTGTGAAGAACGGCCGTAACTTCGACTCTCACCTCAATCTCTTCCCAATTCCGACAAGTGATATGGTTGCTAATAGCAACTTGATTCAGAATACTGGGTATTAA
- a CDS encoding desulfoferrodoxin family protein, with protein MSKRNELYKCSESGQIVEVLVGGECGVAGMEHVVENTTDAATEKHVPVVEKIEGGYRVTVGEVEHPMTEAHSILWIELVTNNNEVLRKYLEPTDRPVAEFKTDATEVYAREYCNLHGLWRSK; from the coding sequence ATGTCAAAGCGAAACGAATTATATAAGTGTTCAGAGAGTGGTCAGATCGTTGAAGTATTAGTAGGCGGTGAGTGTGGTGTTGCTGGTATGGAGCATGTAGTTGAGAATACTACAGATGCTGCTACAGAGAAGCACGTACCTGTTGTTGAGAAGATTGAAGGTGGTTACCGTGTAACTGTTGGTGAGGTTGAGCATCCAATGACAGAGGCACACTCTATCCTTTGGATTGAGTTGGTTACTAACAACAACGAGGTTCTCCGTAAGTATCTCGAGCCAACAGACCGCCCAGTAGCTGAGTTCAAGACTGATGCAACTGAGGTTTATGCACGTGAGTACTGCAACCTCCATGGTCTCTGGCGCTCAAAGTAA
- a CDS encoding S41 family peptidase, giving the protein MRKLFLAFGLWLLTFSGSVMAQSTGEKEHNFNVAKNLETFSAIYKYLDLMYVDSLNADEVIGTGINYMLRSLDPYTIYYPEEKVKDLDLMISGKYAGVGALIRYNFLLKNTVIDEPYENMPAAEVGLKKGDVILAIGDSSMVGKDVAYVSNHLRGDAGTTFILTIQRPSVNKKMKFKITRRAIQLPAVPYYGVQDGGVGYLNLNSFTTGCAKDVRRAFLDMKKQGMTSLVFDLRNNGGGSLQEAVNIVNMFVPKGITLVKTVGKMERANKEYKTTVEPIDTVMPIVVLVNDETASASEITSGSLQDLDRAVVLGTRTYGKGLVQVSMDLPYNGNLKLTSSKYYIPSGRCIQAINYKHANGGYTEHVPDSLTHVFHTANGREVRDGGGIKPDVEVRPDSLPNIAFYLASSGRDSTEVMWNWELQYLKKHPTIGPAKTFVISDADFEDFKQAVLKSGFKYDRESKKYLENLVKLAKFEGYYDDAKGEFDALEKKLNHNLAKDLDYNKQTLKKVLTSDLVSAYYYQKGSLENSLQFDKQWKKAVEILKNPAEYKKLLQPVVGQPLVKLEPASNVAVDKKQKSKAK; this is encoded by the coding sequence ATGAGAAAATTGTTTTTGGCTTTCGGACTCTGGTTGCTAACTTTCAGTGGGTCTGTTATGGCACAAAGCACTGGGGAGAAGGAGCATAACTTCAATGTCGCAAAGAATCTTGAGACTTTTTCGGCTATTTACAAGTATCTTGACTTGATGTATGTTGATAGCCTTAATGCCGACGAGGTAATCGGAACGGGTATCAATTACATGCTCCGTTCGCTCGACCCTTATACAATTTATTACCCAGAGGAGAAGGTGAAAGACCTCGACTTGATGATTTCGGGTAAGTATGCAGGTGTCGGTGCATTGATTCGTTATAATTTCTTATTGAAGAATACGGTGATTGATGAGCCTTATGAGAATATGCCTGCTGCGGAAGTTGGCTTGAAGAAGGGTGATGTCATCCTTGCTATTGGCGATTCGTCAATGGTGGGTAAGGATGTTGCATATGTCAGCAATCATCTACGTGGCGATGCTGGTACGACCTTTATCCTGACCATTCAGCGTCCGTCAGTGAATAAGAAGATGAAGTTTAAGATTACCCGTCGAGCTATTCAGCTCCCTGCTGTACCTTATTATGGTGTGCAGGATGGTGGAGTGGGATATTTGAATCTTAATTCTTTCACAACGGGTTGTGCTAAGGACGTACGTCGTGCCTTCCTTGATATGAAGAAGCAGGGTATGACCTCACTTGTCTTCGATCTCCGTAACAATGGAGGTGGTAGTTTGCAAGAAGCGGTTAACATCGTAAATATGTTTGTACCGAAAGGGATTACACTGGTGAAGACAGTGGGTAAGATGGAGCGTGCAAACAAAGAGTATAAGACGACAGTTGAACCTATCGACACTGTTATGCCGATTGTTGTGTTGGTGAATGATGAGACTGCGAGTGCCAGTGAGATTACCAGTGGTAGTCTGCAAGACCTTGATCGTGCGGTAGTTCTCGGTACACGTACCTATGGTAAGGGACTTGTTCAGGTGTCAATGGACCTTCCTTATAATGGAAACTTAAAACTCACGTCAAGTAAGTATTATATCCCAAGCGGACGCTGTATACAAGCTATCAACTATAAGCATGCAAATGGCGGATATACTGAGCATGTACCAGACTCGTTAACACATGTGTTCCACACGGCAAATGGACGTGAGGTGCGTGATGGTGGTGGTATCAAACCAGATGTTGAGGTACGTCCAGACTCTCTACCAAACATTGCTTTCTATCTTGCTTCCTCTGGTCGCGATTCAACAGAGGTAATGTGGAATTGGGAGTTGCAGTATTTGAAGAAGCATCCTACAATTGGTCCTGCAAAGACATTTGTCATTTCAGATGCTGATTTTGAAGACTTCAAGCAAGCTGTATTGAAGAGTGGATTCAAGTATGACCGTGAAAGTAAGAAATACTTGGAGAATCTTGTGAAGTTGGCTAAGTTCGAAGGCTATTATGATGATGCGAAAGGTGAGTTTGATGCCTTAGAGAAGAAGTTGAATCATAATCTTGCTAAAGACCTTGATTATAACAAGCAAACCCTGAAGAAGGTGTTGACGAGCGACCTCGTTTCAGCTTATTATTACCAGAAAGGCTCCTTGGAGAATAGTCTGCAGTTTGATAAGCAGTGGAAAAAGGCTGTGGAAATCTTGAAGAATCCAGCAGAGTATAAGAAACTCTTGCAGCCTGTTGTTGGTCAGCCTTTGGTTAAGCTCGAGCCAGCAAGCAATGTAGCTGTTGATAAAAAGCAGAAGTCAAAGGCGAAATAA
- a CDS encoding SusE domain-containing protein has translation MKSIIKSSLLLCAGVALFSACDKDLDNNPVLQSPKTFVLNTPAYAAQTIDLKVAESLKFTWSQPEYGFPVAAEYGMQFSTTNTWTKSVDAVVDMDAERGNYAAVGSPTGTASTSVPAADLATAIQKMERYEETTVPATQELYARVYSLVNGDTIYSNPVKMSVAPYYVELSDAPVETWYLVGGNFGDGSWGNSQVVPLLPMEGQEYDKKTGKGIISWTGYLSTAGFKLKKNPENWDAGQVGQGASYGEFLYNDGGSSDIKVPTAGYYTITFDTKNVKLTIAEYTGATPTVYNSMGLPGKHDSWNAAGTPMTAQTTVVENHDWKATVTFNEKSTGADGEGCKFAANGTWDVNWGSEAFPYGVATKGGKNVRNGKGTYTVYFNDITGQYSFVKQ, from the coding sequence ATGAAATCAATAATTAAGTCATCGTTGCTGTTGTGTGCAGGTGTGGCACTGTTCTCTGCCTGTGACAAGGACTTGGACAATAATCCAGTTCTTCAGTCACCAAAGACATTTGTTCTGAACACACCAGCTTACGCTGCACAAACAATAGATTTAAAGGTTGCTGAGAGTCTGAAGTTCACATGGTCGCAGCCTGAATATGGTTTCCCTGTAGCTGCTGAATATGGTATGCAGTTCTCAACTACCAACACTTGGACAAAGTCTGTGGACGCTGTTGTTGATATGGATGCTGAACGTGGTAACTATGCTGCTGTTGGTTCGCCAACAGGTACTGCTTCTACCTCTGTTCCTGCAGCCGACCTTGCAACGGCTATTCAGAAGATGGAACGCTATGAGGAGACTACTGTCCCTGCAACACAGGAACTCTACGCACGTGTTTACTCGTTAGTAAATGGTGATACAATCTACTCTAACCCTGTAAAGATGAGTGTTGCTCCTTATTATGTTGAGCTTTCTGACGCTCCTGTTGAGACTTGGTATCTCGTCGGTGGTAACTTCGGTGATGGCTCATGGGGTAATAGTCAGGTGGTTCCATTGTTGCCAATGGAAGGTCAGGAGTATGATAAGAAGACCGGTAAGGGCATAATTTCTTGGACTGGTTATCTGTCAACAGCAGGCTTCAAACTGAAGAAGAACCCAGAGAATTGGGATGCTGGTCAGGTTGGTCAGGGCGCAAGCTATGGCGAGTTCCTTTATAATGATGGCGGTTCTTCTGATATCAAGGTTCCAACAGCTGGTTACTATACCATTACTTTTGATACTAAGAATGTGAAACTGACAATCGCAGAGTACACTGGTGCTACACCTACTGTTTACAACTCTATGGGTCTTCCTGGTAAGCATGACAGCTGGAATGCTGCAGGAACACCAATGACTGCACAGACAACTGTTGTAGAGAATCATGATTGGAAGGCTACTGTGACCTTCAATGAGAAGTCTACTGGTGCTGATGGTGAGGGCTGTAAGTTCGCTGCTAACGGTACTTGGGACGTAAACTGGGGTTCTGAAGCATTCCCATATGGTGTTGCAACGAAGGGCGGTAAGAATGTTCGCAATGGTAAGGGTACTTACACTGTTTACTTCAACGACATCACTGGTCAGTATTCTTTCGTAAAGCAGTAA
- a CDS encoding alpha-amylase family glycosyl hydrolase — protein MSQGWPAGYGGVMLQGFYWDSFDDSQWTVLEKKANDFSGYFDLVWVPQSGKAAATKSMGYDPLYYFNQNSSFGTEAELRSMISTFKNKQIGTIADVVINHHGTNNGWFGFPAEVYKGVTYQNLSTDVCADDDGGKAATEARRTGAQLSQNNDEGEGWGGMRDLDHKSGNVQKIVKAYENFLLNDLGYAGFRYDMVKGFGASHVGDYNTAANVKYSVGEYWDGNANTVKAWIDATGKRSAAFDFAFRYAVRDAINQNDWRVLNDTRPTGLNIDNGAYKQYAVTFVENHDVQDRGTTSGYTPDPIRKDTLAANAYLLAMPGTPCVFYTHYLAYPKEIKAMIDARKLAGVTNTSSYQIYRSSKDYYANVVTGTNGRLLVVVGNNANQLIVPASRYTKLLSGYHYAYYLATDAETPWADKASGAYEGENLKVKLTAVSAHAGAKLVYTTDGTEPTASSVQVASGTEITLPEGETTLKVALLAGGVVGKVITRCYQVTAPVPFTPETIRVYVNTDQVGWNSYVNYHSWGGTHTATAWPGDKVTSKTTLNGKTWFYKDYTLTKADDYVNFVFSIGTASNASANQTVDIERVKKTSYFVISSTKENGKYVVNNVTNDVTGIEGVEVDTKQSRGDKYYYTLSGQRLTGKPSQRGVYIHAGKKIVVK, from the coding sequence ATGTCACAGGGATGGCCTGCTGGTTATGGTGGCGTAATGCTACAAGGATTTTATTGGGATTCGTTCGACGATTCCCAGTGGACTGTGCTGGAGAAGAAAGCTAATGACTTCTCTGGTTATTTTGATCTTGTATGGGTTCCACAGAGTGGTAAGGCTGCTGCAACGAAGTCGATGGGGTATGATCCACTCTATTACTTCAATCAGAACTCATCGTTCGGTACTGAGGCAGAGTTGAGGAGTATGATATCTACCTTTAAAAACAAGCAGATTGGTACGATTGCCGATGTGGTTATAAACCATCACGGAACGAATAATGGATGGTTTGGTTTCCCTGCAGAAGTATATAAGGGAGTGACTTATCAGAACCTTTCTACGGATGTTTGTGCTGATGATGACGGTGGAAAAGCTGCTACAGAAGCAAGAAGAACGGGTGCTCAGCTTAGTCAGAACAATGACGAAGGAGAAGGTTGGGGCGGTATGCGCGACCTTGATCACAAGAGTGGTAACGTACAGAAGATTGTTAAGGCATACGAAAATTTCTTGCTTAATGACCTTGGTTATGCAGGTTTCCGATATGATATGGTGAAGGGATTTGGTGCTTCTCATGTTGGTGATTATAATACAGCAGCAAATGTAAAGTACTCGGTAGGTGAGTATTGGGATGGCAATGCGAATACTGTAAAGGCGTGGATTGATGCCACCGGAAAACGTAGTGCTGCCTTCGACTTTGCTTTCCGCTATGCTGTTCGTGATGCTATTAATCAGAATGATTGGCGTGTTCTTAATGATACAAGACCTACAGGGCTTAATATAGATAATGGTGCTTATAAGCAATATGCCGTTACCTTTGTTGAGAATCATGATGTTCAAGATAGGGGTACGACGAGCGGTTATACGCCAGACCCTATCCGTAAGGATACGTTAGCAGCCAATGCTTATCTCTTGGCAATGCCTGGAACACCTTGTGTTTTCTATACCCATTACCTTGCTTATCCAAAGGAAATAAAGGCAATGATTGATGCCCGTAAGTTGGCTGGTGTGACGAATACGAGCAGTTATCAGATCTATCGCTCTTCAAAAGATTATTATGCCAATGTTGTTACAGGTACGAATGGAAGGCTCTTGGTCGTTGTGGGTAACAATGCTAACCAACTGATAGTTCCTGCTTCACGTTATACAAAGCTGTTGAGTGGCTATCACTATGCTTATTATCTTGCCACTGATGCTGAGACCCCTTGGGCTGATAAGGCGAGTGGAGCGTATGAAGGTGAGAACTTAAAGGTTAAACTAACAGCCGTGTCTGCCCATGCGGGAGCTAAACTTGTTTATACAACGGATGGTACAGAGCCAACAGCAAGCAGCGTACAGGTGGCTTCTGGAACGGAAATAACCCTTCCTGAGGGTGAAACAACCTTGAAGGTGGCATTGTTGGCAGGTGGTGTAGTGGGCAAGGTTATCACTCGCTGCTATCAGGTTACGGCTCCAGTCCCCTTCACACCAGAGACGATTCGTGTCTATGTGAATACTGATCAGGTGGGTTGGAACTCATATGTGAATTATCATTCATGGGGTGGTACACATACAGCAACGGCATGGCCGGGTGATAAGGTTACTTCAAAGACAACCCTGAATGGTAAGACTTGGTTCTATAAGGACTATACGCTCACAAAAGCTGATGACTATGTGAACTTTGTTTTTAGTATTGGTACGGCATCAAATGCCAGTGCCAATCAGACTGTGGACATCGAAAGAGTGAAGAAAACGTCTTACTTTGTTATCTCATCAACAAAGGAGAATGGTAAGTATGTTGTCAATAACGTGACGAATGATGTTACTGGTATTGAGGGAGTTGAGGTTGATACTAAACAGAGCAGGGGCGATAAGTATTATTACACACTCTCTGGTCAGCGACTCACAGGTAAGCCTTCACAGCGTGGCGTTTATATCCATGCAGGCAAGAAGATAGTTGTAAAGTAA
- a CDS encoding alpha/beta hydrolase family protein has translation MKKEILLLCLLFSWVGVFAQKPMEGVWMGKLNLGPQLLTIVLHVNCNAQGKVECTLDSPDQGAKGIAVETDYCSSDSISVSLASLALSYQGKLKGDEIVGTFTQGQPFPLTLKRGEEKLNRPQNPVAPYPYKTEEVTFNNVTDKATLVGTLSYPIGYKKGQTPVVLMVTGSGQENRDEEVFDHKPFLVIADYLARNGVATLRYDDRGFGKSTGGDVEHATTLDFMRDAMSGVEFLRRSKLFGKVGVLGHSEGGSIAFMLGAKGKVDFVISMAGIGVKGDTALTAQTNKILELTGQSMRFSTHQYRMNAIIKRSPWLNFFIDYDPSGDISKTLCPVMAINGNRDIQVISSLNLTGIKAHLKNNPKNVIKEYLSLNHLFQHCKTGNVSEYRMIEETISPEVLEDIVRFIKQ, from the coding sequence ATGAAAAAAGAGATTCTACTCTTATGTTTGTTGTTTTCTTGGGTTGGAGTTTTTGCACAGAAACCTATGGAAGGAGTGTGGATGGGTAAGTTGAATCTTGGTCCACAATTATTGACTATTGTGTTACATGTGAATTGTAATGCACAAGGAAAGGTTGAATGTACGCTCGATAGTCCTGATCAAGGGGCAAAGGGGATAGCGGTAGAAACAGATTACTGCTCGTCTGATTCTATCAGTGTAAGCCTCGCAAGTTTGGCTCTCAGCTATCAAGGAAAATTGAAAGGGGACGAGATAGTCGGTACTTTTACCCAGGGGCAACCCTTTCCATTAACCTTGAAACGAGGAGAGGAGAAACTAAATCGTCCGCAGAACCCTGTAGCTCCCTATCCATATAAGACAGAAGAAGTGACGTTTAATAATGTGACAGATAAGGCAACACTTGTTGGGACATTGTCATACCCTATTGGTTATAAGAAAGGACAGACCCCTGTTGTGTTGATGGTTACTGGGAGTGGGCAGGAGAACAGAGATGAAGAAGTCTTCGATCATAAGCCTTTCCTTGTTATAGCAGACTATCTTGCACGGAATGGTGTAGCCACTTTGCGTTATGATGACCGTGGTTTTGGTAAATCAACAGGCGGAGATGTGGAACATGCAACGACGCTTGATTTTATGCGAGATGCAATGAGTGGTGTTGAATTTCTGCGTAGGTCAAAGCTTTTTGGTAAGGTTGGCGTACTCGGACATAGTGAAGGAGGCTCTATAGCTTTCATGTTGGGAGCGAAAGGGAAAGTAGATTTCGTTATTAGTATGGCTGGTATTGGCGTGAAAGGAGATACAGCTTTGACAGCACAAACAAATAAGATACTTGAACTAACAGGGCAATCAATGCGTTTCTCTACGCATCAGTATCGTATGAATGCCATTATAAAGAGGTCACCTTGGTTGAATTTCTTTATTGATTATGATCCATCTGGGGATATTTCAAAGACGCTTTGTCCTGTTATGGCTATTAATGGTAATCGTGATATTCAAGTAATCTCATCGCTGAATCTTACAGGAATTAAGGCTCATCTAAAGAATAATCCCAAAAACGTTATCAAAGAATATCTATCTCTTAACCATCTTTTCCAACACTGTAAGACAGGAAATGTTTCGGAGTATAGGATGATAGAAGAAACAATCTCGCCAGAAGTCTTGGAAGATATCGTTCGTTTTATCAAACAATAA
- a CDS encoding Outer membrane protein SusF domain-containing protein, with protein sequence MKKLLIMASAALLLASCGSDEYEAWTAPQSNSAETASTVTFTVNQAAAIDFNTATADSVQLFVPKVVSTDSVVSQTLTAVLSYNSKTATLNASKEGKVKSTELVSAVESLYGKNGNLHQVPITVTDKVKLLRGEGFSLSQSVTANVTCVAPAFTQYLYMSGDANGWSFSNPLYSAAADGKYTGFMYLNQNGFKFATQQDWNGTDYGAGLVEKGSNIVLTEPAGFYKVDIDLTSQALTYTAINRVGIIGSATPNGWNSDQAMTYNATEKCWELKGITLTAGEMKFRANNDWVLDWGGSLTDITLKGGNINVAAGKYNIKLYLLCDTKSHCTMELVP encoded by the coding sequence ATGAAGAAATTATTAATCATGGCAAGTGCCGCATTGCTACTTGCTTCTTGCGGTAGCGATGAATATGAAGCATGGACTGCACCACAGAGTAACAGCGCAGAGACAGCCAGTACGGTTACGTTTACTGTAAACCAAGCAGCTGCCATCGACTTCAATACTGCAACAGCAGACTCTGTTCAGCTGTTTGTTCCAAAGGTTGTCTCAACGGATTCTGTCGTTTCTCAGACCTTGACGGCTGTACTTTCTTATAATAGTAAGACCGCAACCCTTAACGCAAGTAAAGAGGGTAAGGTGAAGAGTACAGAACTTGTTTCTGCCGTAGAGAGCCTCTATGGTAAGAATGGCAACCTACATCAGGTGCCTATTACAGTGACTGATAAAGTAAAGTTGCTCCGTGGTGAGGGCTTCAGTCTTTCACAGAGTGTGACTGCAAACGTAACTTGTGTTGCACCAGCTTTCACTCAGTATCTTTATATGTCAGGCGATGCTAACGGCTGGTCATTCAGCAATCCTCTTTATAGCGCAGCTGCTGATGGTAAGTACACAGGCTTTATGTATCTCAATCAGAATGGCTTTAAGTTTGCAACTCAGCAGGACTGGAATGGTACTGACTATGGTGCTGGTCTCGTAGAGAAGGGTAGCAATATCGTGTTGACAGAACCAGCAGGCTTCTATAAGGTGGATATCGACCTCACGTCACAGGCACTTACCTACACAGCTATCAATCGCGTTGGTATTATTGGTTCTGCAACTCCAAACGGATGGAACAGCGATCAGGCAATGACCTACAATGCTACAGAGAAGTGTTGGGAGCTAAAGGGCATCACACTGACTGCAGGTGAGATGAAGTTCCGTGCTAACAATGATTGGGTATTAGACTGGGGTGGCTCATTGACTGATATTACTCTCAAGGGTGGTAACATCAATGTCGCAGCTGGTAAGTATAATATCAAGCTCTATCTCTTGTGTGATACGAAGTCACACTGTACAATGGAACTTGTTCCTTAA